ACCTTTCTGATAAATCAGAGTTGGAATTAAGGGAAGGATGTTATTTTTATAAATTAAAACGGAATCAAAGCGATTTAAAGTCAGTACTCAAAGAAACTGTTGAAGTTAGCTTAAGTCAAGCTATATGGCCAAAATCAATGAGATGGGGGGAATTATGATATCAGGTGGGTAAGACCGCTGCATTCAATAGTTTGTTTGCTTGATAATGAGGTGTTACCGGCTAAATTCGGTCATATAATTGCCTCAAATAAAACTTACGGGCATAGATTCCTTTCGGGTAAGGAAATCACAGTTAATTCGGCAAGTCTTATAGAGTATAGTAAATTACTTAAAGAAAATTTTATAATTTTAGATGCATTAAACAGAAAAGAAATTATACAACAGGAAATCCAAAAAATTATATCCGGGAAAAATCTAAGCATTATTGAGGATAATGAGCTTTTAAATGAAGTAGTAAATTTAGTTGAATATCCTGTAGTTTATTTGGGGCAGATTGATGAAAAATTTATGACCCTGCCTGAAGAAGTATTAATTACCACGCTTAGAAATAATCAGCGCTATTTAATGCTGAGGAATAGTACTTCCGGAAAATTAGCTCCATATTTCATCATAGTTTCAAATACTATCGGACAAGATCAAGGAAAGGAAATCATTCATGGTAACCAGACTGTGCTAGGTGCGAGGCTATTTGATGCCTTATTCTTTTATGAAAATGATAAAAAAATGAAGTTGGAAAAAAGAATTGAGCAGCTGAAAGCCCTAACTTTTCATAAAGAAATCGGAAGTGTTTATGATAAGATAGAAAGCGTAAAAGCTATTGCTGAAAAATTATCTAATAGGCTACAGGCTGATACTGCAAAAGTTATAAGAGCGGTTAGTTTAATGAAAGCTGATCTTGTAACTGAAATGGTAGGGGAGTTCCCTGAATTGCAGGGGATTATGGGGTATTATTATGCATTAAATGATGGGGA
The endosymbiont of Acanthamoeba sp. UWC8 DNA segment above includes these coding regions:
- the glyS gene encoding glycine--tRNA ligase subunit beta gives rise to the protein MLDNEVLPAKFGHIIASNKTYGHRFLSGKEITVNSASLIEYSKLLKENFIILDALNRKEIIQQEIQKIISGKNLSIIEDNELLNEVVNLVEYPVVYLGQIDEKFMTLPEEVLITTLRNNQRYLMLRNSTSGKLAPYFIIVSNTIGQDQGKEIIHGNQTVLGARLFDALFFYENDKKMKLEKRIEQLKALTFHKEIGSVYDKIESVKAIAEKLSNRLQADTAKVIRAVSLMKADLVTEMVGEFPELQGIMGYYYALNDGEGEDIAITIRDHYKPLGPNDYVPTNKVAAIVALADKLDTLNQMFAINIKPTGSKDPFALRRAANGVVRIIAENNFALDIKTDLADLNIREDVINYISEREVSINNFN